A single genomic interval of Gammaproteobacteria bacterium harbors:
- a CDS encoding helix-turn-helix transcriptional regulator, which translates to MKQEIHLDDDLLFGLIYEGPLQEKPWQGFLPYLREIMDAQAVSLMLRPPAAGDKGVILNCRRSDERCQQNVLADTNEWETITYREQFFAIDPFVNLPSGKAVTQQELVPDSELLASAYYRDYLEPIGLFHILGIDIVETDGLIAKLRIARRRCEDAFDDVHKALCEHFLPHLRRAIRIHIRLNRAESERDLYAGAVDQLAVATIILDGKGRVLSTNGMAAEMLRSKDGIAIDKRQQLQVSDRAVKDQLRQMVAVAISAQMSGETSMAHALRVSRPSGLPDLGLVVRPVPRSEWSEGQGHPTVAIFISDPQRQENTSRRMLEELFKLTPAEANLAIKLARGLSIAGVSAEQNISRHTSRAQLKSIFAKTGVTRQAELVRMVLKSVATLG; encoded by the coding sequence ATGAAACAAGAAATCCATCTGGATGATGATCTGCTTTTTGGCCTGATTTACGAGGGCCCCTTGCAGGAAAAGCCCTGGCAAGGCTTTTTGCCCTATCTGCGCGAGATCATGGACGCTCAGGCAGTATCTTTGATGCTGCGTCCGCCCGCCGCTGGAGACAAGGGCGTGATCCTCAATTGCCGCCGCAGTGACGAGCGCTGCCAACAGAATGTGCTGGCCGACACGAACGAGTGGGAGACAATCACTTACCGGGAGCAGTTTTTTGCCATCGATCCCTTTGTCAACCTTCCCTCGGGGAAAGCCGTAACCCAACAGGAATTGGTGCCGGATTCGGAGTTATTGGCCTCGGCATATTACCGGGATTACCTGGAGCCGATCGGGCTGTTTCACATTCTCGGTATAGACATCGTGGAAACGGATGGCCTGATCGCAAAATTGCGAATTGCACGCCGCCGATGTGAAGATGCCTTCGATGATGTACACAAGGCCCTATGTGAGCATTTTCTGCCGCATTTGCGCCGCGCCATCCGGATACACATCCGCCTGAACCGCGCCGAGTCGGAGCGGGATTTATACGCTGGCGCGGTAGATCAGCTCGCGGTCGCCACTATCATCCTCGACGGGAAGGGTCGGGTGTTGAGTACCAATGGCATGGCAGCGGAGATGCTGCGAAGCAAAGACGGCATTGCCATTGACAAGCGGCAACAGCTACAGGTGAGCGATCGCGCAGTCAAAGATCAATTGCGGCAGATGGTGGCCGTCGCCATCAGCGCACAAATGTCCGGCGAGACCAGCATGGCGCACGCTTTGCGCGTCTCCCGCCCCTCTGGCCTGCCCGACCTGGGTTTGGTGGTGCGACCCGTCCCCAGGTCTGAATGGTCCGAGGGACAAGGCCATCCTACGGTCGCGATTTTTATCAGTGACCCGCAACGGCAGGAGAATACGTCCCGACGGATGCTGGAAGAACTTTTCAAATTGACGCCCGCCGAGGCCAATCTCGCCATCAAATTGGCGCGCGGCCTGAGTATCGCTGGCGTCTCCGCCGAGCAAAACATCTCGCGACACACGTCCCGCGCTCAACTCAAATCCATCTTCGCAAAAACCGGCGTCACCCGCCAAGCCGAACTGGTCCGAATGGTTCTCAAGTCCGTTGCCACATTGGGCTAA
- a CDS encoding MerR family DNA-binding protein → MATDTPVTLTIGKLANYAGVGVETIRYYQRRGLLPVPSSAGTYRHYPLAIGSRIRFIKRAQELGFSLTEISGLIELEDGTDRASIRRIASERLAQIQSKLTDLERMKSALSHLIDECEHTGQKQRCPIIATLSGNGPA, encoded by the coding sequence ATGGCAACCGATACGCCTGTAACGCTGACCATCGGCAAGCTCGCAAATTACGCCGGGGTAGGCGTGGAAACCATCCGCTATTATCAGCGGCGCGGTCTGCTGCCGGTGCCCTCTTCAGCCGGCACGTACCGGCACTATCCGCTGGCGATCGGCAGCCGCATCCGCTTTATCAAGCGGGCACAGGAACTGGGCTTTTCGCTCACCGAAATTTCCGGACTGATCGAACTGGAGGACGGCACCGATCGCGCATCGATACGCCGGATTGCCAGCGAACGGCTGGCGCAAATACAAAGCAAGCTCACCGATCTCGAACGCATGAAATCGGCGCTGAGCCATTTGATCGACGAATGCGAGCACACGGGTCAGAAGCAGCGGTGCCCGATCATTGCCACCCTGTCCGGCAACGGCCCTGCGTGA
- a CDS encoding FAD-dependent oxidoreductase: MMSSNRDEHIAKGGLSRRGFVKSGGVAVGMVGIGQARAAEPCISTPPVSWEETADVVIVGYGGAGATAAVFAARAGAKVIILEAQAHGGGSSAINEGAFTVGGGTRIQKLNGFNETADDFYKYLKASAIPRVPDELVRAFANSAKDLFDFVESIGVVFKEGYIPGYHMHPADPEKTGLLMIIGESAPEVAAITPPVPHTHIIYGGAAAYWAKINAAVADAGVRVLLDTRATRLIVDDNSRVIGIAATQKDGSEKCYKAGKAVLLATGGYGANADMVTQYAPNALGTIQATNPMDLGMGIRMGQAVGADLLGLSTSVVELLLTYRKGTDALVKGIAVNQSGRRYVAETADGPHFGKFVHERIYPQVYLIVDQTIMGTIPAEARSTMTITSGATIEELARNIHIDPVCLHETLATYNRHAANGADPEFQKDPTQIQEIKVPPFCAVTLSVKDVFTLTPGGLRINAKTQVLNTEGKVIAGLYAAGVTAAMICGEYYRGGTSTSTSQAFGRIAGIEMARELSHA, encoded by the coding sequence ATGATGAGCAGCAATCGAGATGAGCACATAGCCAAGGGCGGCCTGTCCCGCCGGGGCTTTGTCAAATCCGGCGGCGTTGCCGTGGGAATGGTGGGTATAGGGCAGGCGAGGGCTGCGGAGCCCTGCATTTCGACGCCGCCGGTGTCGTGGGAAGAGACGGCTGACGTTGTGATCGTCGGGTATGGTGGTGCGGGGGCGACAGCTGCCGTCTTTGCGGCAAGGGCTGGTGCGAAAGTGATCATCCTCGAGGCGCAGGCTCACGGCGGCGGTAGCTCGGCGATCAATGAGGGTGCTTTCACTGTTGGCGGCGGGACACGTATTCAGAAGCTCAACGGCTTCAATGAGACTGCGGATGACTTCTACAAATACCTGAAGGCGTCGGCTATTCCCCGAGTGCCTGATGAGCTGGTCAGGGCGTTTGCCAACAGCGCCAAGGATCTCTTTGACTTTGTCGAGAGTATCGGTGTGGTGTTCAAGGAAGGTTACATTCCGGGCTACCACATGCACCCTGCGGATCCGGAGAAGACAGGTCTCCTGATGATCATCGGCGAAAGCGCCCCCGAGGTAGCCGCGATCACACCGCCCGTGCCGCACACGCATATTATTTACGGCGGCGCCGCGGCCTACTGGGCGAAGATCAACGCGGCCGTCGCGGACGCCGGCGTTCGAGTGCTGCTTGATACCCGAGCCACGCGGCTGATCGTCGACGACAACAGCCGTGTCATCGGCATCGCCGCCACTCAAAAAGATGGGTCTGAGAAATGTTACAAGGCCGGCAAGGCCGTGCTGCTCGCCACGGGTGGATATGGCGCCAATGCGGATATGGTGACCCAATACGCGCCGAACGCCCTGGGCACCATCCAGGCTACCAACCCGATGGACCTGGGGATGGGCATCAGGATGGGACAGGCTGTTGGCGCGGACTTGCTGGGTCTGAGCACCAGCGTCGTCGAGCTTCTCCTCACCTATCGCAAGGGAACGGATGCCCTGGTGAAAGGTATCGCCGTCAATCAGTCCGGTCGCCGTTACGTCGCCGAGACCGCTGATGGCCCGCATTTTGGCAAATTCGTCCACGAGCGAATCTACCCGCAGGTATACCTCATCGTCGACCAGACGATCATGGGCACCATTCCCGCGGAGGCCCGATCGACGATGACGATCACAAGCGGGGCGACGATCGAGGAACTGGCCCGGAATATTCATATCGATCCGGTTTGTCTGCATGAAACACTGGCCACCTACAACAGGCATGCGGCGAACGGTGCGGATCCCGAGTTTCAGAAGGATCCCACTCAGATCCAGGAAATCAAGGTGCCTCCCTTCTGCGCCGTTACGCTCTCGGTGAAAGATGTCTTCACGTTGACGCCCGGCGGTTTGCGTATCAACGCGAAAACCCAGGTGTTGAATACGGAAGGCAAAGTCATTGCGGGGCTCTACGCCGCGGGGGTGACGGCTGCCATGATCTGTGGTGAGTACTACCGGGGCGGCACCAGCACCAGCACTTCGCAAGCCTTCGGCCGTATCGCGGGTATTGAAATGGCCAGGGAGCTATCGCATGCGTAG
- a CDS encoding DUF1214 domain-containing protein — protein MGLLQRPDIKLAHLQAKALFLADPVAMTPAGSRTLDQAVDECVLTAIYDTILSDVSTPRIIWIESPPHSWFGHGIGGARYFNDNPDCAIRAASLDPLGRYEIHGRAGSVRQAALSFQLYHDNAYGLVIPGVPSRSSSREKFDTALGGLFDDSLQVAPDGSYTITLDPAPARGRANHIQTQQDACALLIRSVLSDWATETPDWLEIRRTDQPSKRVVPTGADLAAQIIQRLKVDVPFWLKANHFFGPNNPPNLLPTPQSRGGGWGYASFGNYRLGPDEALLITIHPSGARYTGFVVTNPWSISCEHIRHTGSLNGNQTRPNADGSYTYVICATDPGVANWLDTGGLDIGNYFVRWMNFPELPSSGDDLVREVKLVKLADLDRILPRDMPRLTPVQRAREMNTRARTFERRLVHQQ, from the coding sequence TTGGGCCTGCTGCAGCGCCCCGATATCAAGCTGGCTCATCTGCAAGCCAAAGCCCTGTTTCTGGCGGATCCGGTCGCCATGACCCCTGCCGGCAGCAGGACACTGGACCAAGCCGTGGATGAGTGCGTCCTGACCGCGATCTACGACACGATCCTGAGTGATGTTTCGACACCCCGCATCATCTGGATTGAAAGTCCTCCGCACAGCTGGTTCGGTCACGGCATCGGCGGGGCGCGCTATTTCAACGACAATCCGGATTGCGCAATACGCGCTGCCAGTCTGGATCCACTCGGACGTTATGAAATACACGGTCGTGCCGGAAGTGTTCGCCAGGCCGCGCTTTCCTTTCAGCTGTATCATGACAATGCCTACGGCCTCGTCATTCCCGGCGTGCCGTCGCGCTCTTCTTCCCGCGAAAAATTCGACACGGCCTTGGGTGGCTTGTTCGACGACAGTTTGCAGGTTGCGCCCGACGGCAGCTATACGATCACCCTGGACCCCGCACCAGCCCGTGGCCGCGCCAACCATATCCAGACTCAACAGGACGCGTGTGCGCTGCTGATACGTTCCGTGCTGTCCGACTGGGCGACCGAGACACCGGACTGGCTGGAGATTCGCCGCACGGATCAACCATCGAAACGGGTGGTTCCGACTGGCGCTGATCTTGCGGCGCAGATAATTCAGCGATTGAAAGTTGACGTACCTTTCTGGCTGAAGGCGAATCACTTCTTCGGGCCCAACAACCCGCCCAACCTGCTGCCGACGCCACAATCCAGAGGTGGCGGCTGGGGCTATGCGAGCTTCGGCAATTACCGGCTGGGTCCAGACGAGGCGCTGCTGATAACCATCCATCCATCGGGCGCTCGCTATACCGGCTTTGTCGTCACGAATCCGTGGAGCATCTCTTGTGAACACATCCGTCACACGGGCAGCCTCAACGGCAACCAGACTCGTCCGAACGCGGACGGAAGTTATACCTACGTGATCTGCGCCACGGACCCCGGTGTCGCCAACTGGCTGGATACCGGTGGCCTGGACATCGGTAACTACTTCGTGCGCTGGATGAATTTCCCGGAACTTCCCTCCAGTGGGGATGATTTGGTACGGGAAGTGAAGCTGGTCAAGCTGGCCGACCTGGACCGGATACTGCCCAGGGACATGCCACGATTGACGCCGGTGCAGCGTGCCAGGGAGATGAACACTCGTGCCAGGACCTTCGAGCGTCGCCTGGTGCACCAGCAATAG
- a CDS encoding sulfotransferase, whose product MIETGKLLDQARERSGLSDFGEEDFLEPLSRLVDSINRECELSPIGEQAVPEMLLTQLVNRLEIESWYARHPEIDDEQIVAPVFTASLPRTGTTALGFIMAQDPETRVLRNWEAYHPCPPPESATEHNDPRIAVAQRESDGLEAMVPELVNMLPRSVTGPEECYIIKSYAFSAYGFDAIINVPSYVEWLVHSKDVLLSGYRYHRRVLKLLQWHCPPRRWSLRTPEHLFSMDAIDEVYPDARFIMTHRDPAKALASVCSLLYEIRRAHVLNPQPEAHGKRQQEYWALGLERALAFRDRVGEARFFDISHKRQVIDPAEQIRPLYEKLGWDYDDGLTARIKQWQEGTPRRPHPVSPGFFGLDPEDIAQRYRFYSERFAAFL is encoded by the coding sequence ATGATCGAGACCGGCAAGCTATTGGATCAAGCGCGCGAGCGCTCCGGGCTGAGCGATTTCGGTGAAGAGGATTTCCTGGAACCGCTCTCGCGCCTGGTGGACTCGATCAATCGCGAATGCGAGTTGTCTCCGATCGGCGAGCAGGCGGTTCCGGAAATGCTGCTGACTCAGCTGGTCAACCGGCTGGAAATAGAAAGTTGGTACGCACGCCATCCGGAAATAGACGACGAACAGATCGTGGCACCTGTTTTCACCGCCAGCCTGCCGCGAACCGGTACCACGGCACTGGGATTCATCATGGCGCAAGATCCCGAAACGCGCGTACTGCGTAATTGGGAGGCATACCATCCTTGTCCTCCACCAGAATCCGCCACTGAACACAACGATCCCCGTATTGCTGTTGCGCAACGCGAATCAGACGGTCTCGAGGCAATGGTGCCTGAACTCGTCAACATGCTGCCGCGCAGTGTCACCGGACCCGAAGAATGCTACATCATCAAATCGTATGCATTCTCGGCATATGGATTTGATGCGATTATCAATGTGCCGTCCTATGTCGAGTGGCTGGTCCATTCGAAAGACGTTCTGCTCTCCGGCTATCGCTATCATCGACGGGTGCTCAAGTTGCTGCAGTGGCACTGTCCGCCGCGGCGCTGGTCGCTGCGCACCCCGGAGCACTTGTTCAGCATGGACGCGATCGATGAGGTTTATCCCGATGCCCGGTTCATCATGACGCACCGCGATCCAGCCAAGGCCTTGGCCTCGGTGTGCTCGCTACTCTACGAAATTCGTCGCGCCCATGTCCTGAATCCGCAGCCCGAGGCTCACGGCAAAAGACAGCAGGAGTATTGGGCCCTGGGTCTGGAGAGAGCACTGGCATTCCGCGATCGCGTGGGTGAAGCGCGTTTCTTCGACATCTCCCACAAACGGCAGGTCATTGATCCCGCCGAACAGATCCGGCCTTTGTATGAGAAACTCGGGTGGGATTACGATGATGGCCTGACGGCCCGAATCAAGCAGTGGCAGGAAGGCACTCCCCGGCGGCCACACCCGGTCTCCCCCGGTTTCTTTGGCCTCGATCCGGAAGATATCGCTCAACGGTATCGATTTTACTCCGAGCGTTTTGCGGCGTTTCTTTGA
- a CDS encoding SDR family oxidoreductase, which translates to MGFSGKVVIVTGGGSGMGRLACRMMSARGARVAAFDVNEEGLAETASTDPSIHARRVDVTDAAAVSAAVREVSSSLGPVHRVYNAAAIMPFGRLIEQDNATIHRVMAINYGGLVNIAQATVPDMVKRGEGDFISFSSMSGIIPTLLTGAYNASKFAVSAFSEILYHENRASGVRFACVCPPPVATPLLKQGWDTVMPKTVSNMPPLEPQVVLDSIEVALAKGEFWVFPGKGTRFGYIMRRLFPDLIWKDVHKNEGF; encoded by the coding sequence ATGGGATTTTCCGGAAAAGTCGTCATCGTGACGGGCGGTGGCAGTGGCATGGGCAGGCTCGCCTGCCGGATGATGAGCGCTCGCGGTGCCCGTGTTGCGGCATTCGATGTCAACGAGGAGGGCTTGGCCGAGACCGCCTCCACGGATCCGAGCATTCATGCGCGACGGGTCGATGTCACCGATGCGGCCGCGGTGTCCGCGGCGGTACGCGAGGTGTCGAGCTCGCTGGGGCCGGTTCACCGGGTATACAACGCGGCCGCGATCATGCCCTTTGGCCGGTTGATCGAGCAGGACAACGCCACCATCCACCGTGTGATGGCGATCAACTACGGCGGGCTGGTCAATATTGCGCAGGCAACCGTGCCGGACATGGTCAAGCGCGGGGAGGGGGATTTCATCAGCTTCTCGTCAATGTCGGGAATCATTCCGACGCTGCTGACGGGAGCCTACAACGCATCCAAATTCGCGGTTTCCGCTTTCAGCGAGATTCTCTACCATGAGAACCGCGCCAGCGGGGTGCGCTTTGCCTGTGTGTGTCCGCCACCGGTGGCCACGCCCTTGCTGAAGCAGGGGTGGGATACCGTGATGCCGAAAACGGTGTCCAATATGCCGCCACTCGAGCCGCAGGTAGTGCTCGACAGCATCGAGGTCGCGCTCGCGAAGGGCGAGTTCTGGGTTTTCCCCGGCAAGGGCACGCGCTTTGGATATATCATGCGGCGCCTGTTTCCCGATCTGATCTGGAAAGACGTGCACAAGAACGAAGGATTCTGA
- a CDS encoding YaiI/YqxD family protein has translation MQIWVDADACPNVIKEILFRVAERARIMVTLVANQAVATPRIAWVQALQVAQGFDVADNEIVKRVAPGDLVITADIPLAAEVIDKGATALNPRGELYTRENVKARLNMRDFMDTMRASGAQTGGPPALNQRDRQAFANALDRFVARAQRQGS, from the coding sequence ATGCAGATCTGGGTGGATGCGGATGCCTGTCCGAACGTCATCAAGGAAATCCTGTTCCGGGTCGCGGAGCGTGCCCGGATCATGGTCACGCTGGTCGCCAACCAGGCGGTGGCCACGCCGCGTATCGCCTGGGTGCAGGCGCTGCAGGTCGCGCAGGGCTTCGATGTGGCGGATAACGAGATCGTGAAGCGTGTCGCTCCCGGGGACCTGGTCATCACCGCGGATATTCCGCTCGCCGCGGAGGTCATCGACAAGGGTGCAACGGCGCTCAACCCACGTGGCGAGCTCTATACCCGGGAGAACGTGAAGGCGCGGCTCAATATGCGCGACTTCATGGACACCATGCGCGCCAGCGGTGCGCAGACGGGTGGGCCTCCCGCGCTCAACCAGCGCGATCGCCAGGCATTTGCCAACGCCCTCGATCGCTTTGTGGCCCGGGCGCAGCGCCAGGGAAGCTAA
- a CDS encoding NAD(P)-dependent oxidoreductase — translation MKNALQGKRILITGPTGQVARPLVAALAPHNEIHALARFSKAEDKASIEALGAHCITADLAGDSLDAVPAGLDYVLNLAVVKSGDFAYDLRANAEGVGRLMLRCRDVKAFLHFSSTAVYEYAGHAPRSEDAPLGDNHRAMFPTYSIAKIAAETVARFTAHEFGIPTTIARLSVPYGNNGGWPFYHLQMMQHGVPIDIHPERPNVYNPLHERDCLAKIPALLKAATTEVTTVNFGGSQAVSIEEWCAYLQELSGFKPVFREDPKAFGSLQIDTTRLHAIAGPTEVDWKQGIREMVQTLAPQLLKSPEGTDER, via the coding sequence ATGAAAAACGCACTGCAAGGCAAGCGCATCCTGATCACCGGCCCGACCGGGCAGGTCGCACGACCACTGGTGGCGGCACTTGCGCCACACAACGAGATCCATGCGCTGGCGCGATTCAGCAAGGCCGAGGACAAGGCCTCGATCGAGGCGCTGGGTGCGCACTGCATCACGGCCGATCTTGCCGGTGATTCGCTGGATGCGGTACCCGCCGGTCTCGACTACGTGCTGAACCTCGCGGTGGTCAAGAGCGGGGATTTCGCCTACGACCTGCGCGCCAATGCCGAGGGCGTGGGACGCTTGATGCTGCGCTGTCGCGATGTGAAAGCCTTTCTGCATTTTTCGTCGACGGCGGTCTACGAGTATGCCGGCCATGCGCCGCGGAGCGAGGACGCACCGCTCGGCGACAACCATCGCGCGATGTTCCCGACCTACAGCATCGCCAAGATCGCCGCGGAAACGGTGGCGCGCTTCACCGCGCACGAGTTCGGCATTCCCACGACCATCGCGCGTCTCAGCGTGCCCTACGGCAACAACGGTGGCTGGCCGTTCTACCATCTGCAGATGATGCAGCACGGGGTGCCGATCGATATCCACCCCGAGCGGCCCAATGTCTACAACCCGCTGCACGAGCGCGATTGCCTGGCCAAGATCCCGGCGCTGCTGAAGGCGGCCACGACCGAGGTCACCACCGTGAACTTCGGCGGATCGCAGGCAGTCAGCATCGAGGAGTGGTGCGCCTACCTGCAGGAACTGAGCGGCTTCAAGCCGGTGTTTCGCGAGGATCCCAAGGCCTTCGGCAGCCTGCAGATCGATACCACCCGGCTGCACGCGATTGCCGGTCCCACCGAGGTGGACTGGAAACAGGGCATCCGGGAAATGGTGCAGACGCTGGCCCCGCAGTTGCTGAAAAGCCCGGAGGGTACGGATGAGCGATGA
- a CDS encoding SDR family oxidoreductase, whose protein sequence is MEIQASIPRSSGLRLKDKVALVTGATRGIGEEIAYHYAAQGAKVVVSGRDAGRGARVVENIKAAGGEAVFLAADLGMEADVKRLMEESVHVFGGLHILVNNAAPTNLIAASSDKCLADHTTGEFDAIVKAMLYATFWCCKYAVPHLLRAGGGSIINVSSIASIRGFACVPAYAASKGGMNALTRQLATDYGARGIRANTIVVGVIINELTAGMVATPELEAAVKSLHLTPRPGNCADVAHLAVYLGSDESAFMTAGELLLDGGAMMKGVPGGLSDQVKTSQA, encoded by the coding sequence ATGGAAATTCAAGCGAGCATACCCCGTTCAAGCGGTCTGCGGTTAAAGGACAAAGTCGCGTTGGTTACCGGGGCGACGCGCGGGATTGGCGAGGAGATCGCGTATCACTATGCGGCGCAAGGTGCGAAGGTCGTTGTGTCCGGTCGTGACGCAGGCCGTGGCGCTCGCGTGGTTGAGAATATAAAGGCCGCTGGCGGTGAGGCAGTATTTCTCGCGGCCGATCTGGGCATGGAAGCCGACGTGAAACGTCTGATGGAGGAGTCTGTTCACGTATTCGGTGGCTTGCACATCCTGGTCAATAATGCAGCGCCCACCAATTTGATTGCCGCTTCTTCCGATAAATGCCTCGCCGATCACACTACGGGGGAGTTCGATGCAATCGTCAAGGCGATGCTCTATGCAACCTTCTGGTGCTGCAAATATGCGGTTCCGCACCTGTTGCGTGCCGGCGGGGGTTCCATCATCAACGTGTCGTCGATCGCCTCGATTCGGGGCTTTGCGTGTGTTCCTGCCTATGCGGCTTCCAAGGGCGGAATGAATGCGCTGACCCGCCAGCTCGCAACGGATTATGGCGCGCGCGGGATCCGCGCCAATACGATCGTTGTTGGGGTGATCATCAATGAGCTGACCGCCGGGATGGTCGCGACACCGGAGCTCGAAGCGGCAGTGAAGAGCTTGCATCTCACACCGCGACCCGGTAATTGCGCCGATGTTGCCCATCTGGCCGTCTACCTGGGTTCAGACGAATCCGCGTTCATGACCGCAGGTGAACTGCTGCTGGACGGCGGGGCCATGATGAAGGGTGTGCCCGGCGGATTGTCAGACCAGGTAAAGACAAGCCAGGCATAG
- a CDS encoding nuclear transport factor 2 family protein, with the protein MSYPVIAAWHEILASGDLAALRELLAPEACFHSPVVHRPQPGRDLVAMYLGAAFKVFEGSGFRYVREIVSGCDAALEFVASVDGIEINGIDLIHWDGYGKIDDFKVMVRPWKGIEKLRGKMAQMLEQMPQATAPAPGS; encoded by the coding sequence ATGAGCTACCCCGTTATTGCCGCCTGGCACGAAATACTCGCATCCGGCGATCTTGCCGCATTGCGCGAACTGCTGGCACCCGAGGCCTGCTTCCACTCCCCGGTGGTGCACCGGCCACAACCGGGTCGCGATCTCGTGGCGATGTACCTGGGCGCGGCGTTCAAGGTGTTCGAGGGTAGCGGTTTTCGTTATGTGCGCGAAATCGTCAGTGGTTGCGATGCCGCACTCGAATTCGTGGCGAGCGTGGACGGAATCGAGATCAATGGAATCGACCTGATCCACTGGGACGGATACGGGAAGATCGACGATTTCAAGGTGATGGTACGGCCCTGGAAGGGCATCGAGAAATTGCGTGGGAAAATGGCACAGATGCTCGAGCAGATGCCGCAGGCCACTGCCCCGGCTCCCGGCAGTTAG